From a region of the Mobula birostris isolate sMobBir1 chromosome 28, sMobBir1.hap1, whole genome shotgun sequence genome:
- the LOC140189180 gene encoding histone H2B 7-like, with translation MIKYLKHIYIYKVMKQVHPDTGISSKAMSIMNSFVNDIFERIGGEASRLAHYNKRSTISSREIQTAVRLLLPGELAKHAVSEGTKAVTKYTSSK, from the coding sequence ATGATTAAATACCTGAAACACATCTACATCTACAAAGTGATGAAGCAGGTTCACCCCGATACCGGCATCTCCTCCAAGGCCATGAGCATCATGAACTCGTTCGTCAACGATATCTTCGAGCGCATCGGGGGCGAGGCTTCCCGCCTGGCCCATTACAACAAGCGGTCCACCATCAGCTCCCGGGAGATCCAGACCGCCGTGCGCCTGCTGCTGCCCGGGGAGCTGGCCAAGCACGCCGTGTCCGAAGGGACAAAGGCCGTGACCAAGTACACCAGCTCCAAGTAA
- the LOC140189150 gene encoding histone H4 — translation MSGRGKGGKGLGKGGAKRHRKVLRDNIQGITKPAIRRLARRGGVKRISGLIYEETRGVLKVFLENVIRDAVTYTEHAKRKTVTAMDVVYALKRQGRTLYGFGG, via the coding sequence ATgtctggcagagggaaaggaggcaaAGGACTGGGCAAAGGCGGAGCCAAGCGGCACCGTAAAGTGCTCCGTGATAACATCCAGGGCATCACCAAACCGGCCATCCGCCGTCTGGCTCGCCGTGGCGGCGTCAAGCGGATCTCGGGTCTGATCTACGAGGAGACCCGCGGGGTGCTGAAGGTTTTCCTGGAGAATGTGATCCGGGATGCGGTCACCTACACTGAACACGCCAAGCGCAAGACGGTGACTGCCATGGATGTGGTGTACGCTCTGAAACGCCAGGGCCGCACTCTCTATGGCTTCGGCGGCTGA